Proteins encoded by one window of Desulfobacteraceae bacterium:
- a CDS encoding helix-hairpin-helix domain-containing protein gives PAARADMRQLFATQAVIRSTVAGGQETAGAKFRDYFDWTEPAAKAPSHRILAIRRGEREDILNVSIAPPEEAALALLESRFIHGSGEDAEQVRLALRDGYRRLLSRAMETEARLALKERADREAIRVFAGNLRQLLLAPPLGPKRVMGIDPGFRTGCKVVCLDPQGKLLHHDTLFFHTSEKRREEAVQKMATLCEAFQIEAIAVGNGTAGRETETIVKGLPCAQNLPILLINESGASIYSASETARAEFPDLDLTVRGAVSIGRRLMDPLAELVKIDPKSIGVGQYQHDVDPSALKDALDDVVVSCVNAVGVDLNTASAELLAYVSGLGPRLARNILLFRNEHGPFGSREALKQVPRLGPKAFEQAAGFLRVKNGANPLDASAVHPESYPIVDRMARDLGCSLADLLAAPQMQRKIDLKRYVTATVGLPTLTDILEELAKPGRDPRETFEAFEFAEGVATLEDLQPGMKLPGIVTNVTAFGAFVDIGVHQDGLVHVSELADRFVKDPAQVVRLQQRVKVTVLAVDLARKRISLSMKSAPAEAPHHEPATAPRGGASERSKEHRRPSGKETLKRPFNNPFGALLDRSPKR, from the coding sequence CCCCGCCGCGCGCGCCGACATGCGCCAACTCTTCGCCACCCAGGCCGTGATCCGCAGCACCGTGGCCGGCGGTCAGGAAACGGCCGGTGCCAAGTTCCGCGATTACTTCGACTGGACCGAACCGGCCGCCAAAGCCCCCTCCCACCGCATTTTGGCCATACGCCGCGGGGAGCGCGAAGACATCCTGAACGTGAGCATCGCGCCACCCGAGGAGGCGGCCCTTGCGCTGCTGGAAAGCCGCTTCATCCACGGCAGCGGCGAGGATGCCGAACAGGTGCGCCTGGCGCTGCGCGACGGCTACCGGCGCCTGCTGTCGCGGGCCATGGAAACCGAGGCCCGCCTGGCCCTCAAGGAACGGGCCGACCGCGAGGCCATCCGGGTGTTCGCCGGGAACCTGCGCCAGCTGCTGCTCGCCCCGCCCCTGGGGCCCAAGCGGGTAATGGGCATCGACCCCGGGTTTCGCACCGGCTGCAAGGTGGTCTGCCTGGACCCCCAGGGGAAGCTGCTGCACCACGACACCCTTTTTTTTCACACTTCGGAAAAGCGCCGCGAGGAGGCCGTCCAGAAAATGGCCACCCTCTGCGAGGCCTTTCAGATCGAGGCCATCGCGGTGGGCAACGGCACGGCCGGCCGGGAAACGGAAACGATCGTCAAGGGCCTGCCCTGCGCCCAAAACCTGCCGATCCTGCTGATCAACGAAAGCGGGGCCTCGATCTATTCGGCATCCGAGACCGCGCGCGCGGAGTTTCCCGATCTGGACCTGACCGTCCGCGGTGCGGTTTCCATCGGCCGGCGCCTGATGGATCCCCTGGCGGAGCTGGTTAAAATCGACCCCAAGTCCATCGGTGTCGGCCAGTACCAGCACGACGTGGACCCCAGCGCCCTGAAGGATGCGCTGGATGACGTGGTCGTCAGCTGCGTCAACGCCGTCGGCGTGGATCTCAACACGGCCAGCGCCGAACTGCTGGCCTATGTTTCCGGCCTCGGCCCCCGGCTGGCACGCAATATCCTCCTTTTTCGAAACGAGCACGGGCCGTTTGGCTCCCGCGAGGCGCTCAAGCAGGTGCCGCGTCTTGGCCCCAAGGCCTTTGAGCAGGCCGCGGGATTTCTGCGGGTCAAAAACGGCGCCAACCCCCTGGATGCCAGCGCGGTGCACCCGGAGAGCTACCCCATCGTGGACCGCATGGCCCGGGACCTGGGCTGTTCCCTGGCCGATCTGCTGGCCGCGCCGCAGATGCAGCGGAAGATCGACCTCAAACGCTATGTAACGGCAACCGTCGGCCTGCCGACCCTGACCGATATTCTCGAGGAGCTGGCCAAACCGGGACGGGACCCGCGGGAAACCTTCGAGGCCTTTGAGTTTGCCGAGGGCGTCGCGACCCTGGAGGATTTGCAGCCGGGAATGAAGCTTCCCGGCATTGTCACCAATGTCACGGCTTTCGGGGCGTTTGTGGATATCGGGGTCCATCAGGACGGCCTGGTGCACGTGAGCGAACTGGCCGACCGCTTCGTCAAGGACCCCGCCCAGGTGGTGCGGCTGCAGCAGCGGGTAAAGGTTACCGTGCTGGCGGTCGATCTGGCGCGCAAACGGATCTCGCTTTCGATGAAATCGGCCCCCGCTGAAGCCCCGCACCATGAGCCGGCTACCGCGCCGCGCGGGGGCGCTTCGGAGCGCTCCAAGGAGCACCGCCGGCCTAGCGGCAAGGAAACCCTCAAGCGGCCGTTCAACAACCCCTTCGGCGCCCTGCTGGACCGGTCCCCAAAACGGTGA
- the dtd gene encoding D-tyrosyl-tRNA(Tyr) deacylase, producing MRAVIQRVAQSRVSVAGEVVGEIGRGLLVLLGVASGDTPADATQLAEKIVHLRIFEDAAGKMNRSLIDTGGQMLVVSQFTLLGDCRKGRRPSFARAAAPELAQSLYEDFVEKARAAGVTVATGRFRAMMAVSLINDGPVTLIVESPSADCRAT from the coding sequence ATGCGGGCCGTAATTCAGAGAGTCGCACAGAGCCGGGTGAGCGTCGCGGGGGAGGTGGTCGGCGAGATCGGCCGCGGCCTCCTGGTGCTGCTGGGGGTCGCCAGCGGCGACACCCCCGCGGATGCCACCCAGCTGGCCGAAAAGATCGTCCACCTGCGAATCTTCGAAGACGCCGCCGGCAAGATGAACCGCAGCCTGATAGACACCGGCGGACAGATGCTGGTGGTATCCCAGTTCACCCTGCTGGGCGACTGCCGCAAGGGGCGGCGGCCCTCGTTTGCCCGGGCGGCCGCCCCCGAACTGGCGCAGAGCCTCTACGAGGACTTTGTGGAAAAGGCCCGGGCCGCGGGGGTGACCGTGGCAACCGGCCGTTTTCGGGCGATGATGGCCGTTTCGCTGATCAACGACGGCCCCGTCACCCTGATCGTGGAAAGCCCTTCCGCTGACTGCCGCGCAACCTGA
- a CDS encoding D-alanyl-D-alanine carboxypeptidase: MPGFRLFVSGPWQCSRKWLLAACLAGLLLPTGLPAASLEGLKPLLGPADAALVTAPDGRVLLAANADRQLVPASILKVLTALSALHYLGPDFRFETDFYLDSDHNLIVRGSGDPLLVSETLAEIAAALTPRLQRFNDLVLDASFFEQPIRIPGVSTSPQPYDAPNGALCVNFNTVAFETVNGRLVSAEPQTPLIPFAAARIRASDLKSGRIVLSGQNQDHLRYAGHLIRHFLLAGGIRSHGSVRIGRGDPATRRLVYRHRAPHPLTAVIAELLEHSNNFIANQLTVVIGAATAEPPGTLAKGVAATRAYAADVLGLDDLRLVEGSGISRQNRISAREMDRVLTAFEPFRSLLRREGREYYKTGTLNGIRTRAGYIASAAGGCYRFALLVNTPGRSTDRIMRGLHERLN, translated from the coding sequence ATGCCTGGATTTCGTCTGTTCGTCTCAGGCCCTTGGCAGTGCAGCCGGAAGTGGCTGCTGGCCGCATGCCTGGCCGGCTTGCTACTGCCGACCGGCCTGCCGGCGGCCTCCCTGGAGGGGCTGAAACCCCTGCTCGGCCCCGCTGACGCCGCCCTGGTAACCGCACCCGACGGCCGGGTGCTGCTGGCCGCAAACGCCGATCGGCAGCTGGTTCCTGCCTCGATCCTGAAGGTTCTCACGGCCTTAAGCGCCCTGCATTACCTGGGGCCGGATTTCCGCTTCGAGACTGATTTTTACCTCGACTCCGACCACAACCTCATCGTCCGCGGATCCGGCGACCCGCTCCTGGTATCCGAAACCCTGGCCGAGATCGCAGCCGCCTTGACCCCGCGGCTCCAGCGTTTCAACGATCTGGTGCTGGACGCGAGTTTCTTTGAGCAGCCGATCCGGATCCCGGGGGTTTCGACCTCGCCCCAACCCTACGATGCCCCCAACGGCGCCCTGTGCGTCAATTTCAACACGGTCGCATTCGAGACCGTCAACGGGCGCCTGGTCAGCGCGGAGCCCCAAACCCCGCTGATCCCCTTCGCCGCGGCACGCATCCGCGCCTCCGACCTAAAAAGCGGCCGGATCGTGCTCTCAGGCCAAAACCAGGACCACCTCCGCTACGCCGGCCACCTCATCCGCCACTTTTTGTTGGCCGGCGGCATCCGGAGTCACGGATCGGTGCGGATCGGCCGCGGCGACCCGGCCACCCGGCGCCTGGTGTACCGCCACAGGGCACCCCACCCGTTGACCGCGGTCATCGCCGAGCTCTTGGAGCACTCCAACAACTTCATCGCCAACCAGCTGACCGTGGTCATCGGGGCCGCCACCGCAGAGCCGCCGGGAACGCTGGCCAAAGGGGTTGCCGCCACCCGCGCCTATGCCGCCGACGTGTTGGGGTTGGATGACCTCAGACTGGTGGAGGGCTCGGGGATTTCGCGCCAGAACCGCATTTCGGCCCGCGAGATGGACCGGGTCCTCACCGCCTTCGAACCGTTCCGCAGCCTGCTGCGCCGGGAGGGTCGGGAATATTACAAGACCGGCACGCTCAACGGCATCCGCACCCGCGCCGGCTACATCGCCAGCGCCGCGGGCGGCTGCTACCGGTTTGCGCTGCTGGTCAACACCCCCGGCCGTTCCACCGACAGGATCATGCGGGGCCTTCACGAGCGCCTGAACTGA
- the folE2 gene encoding GTP cyclohydrolase FolE2 yields the protein MKDTQNQRDYRNIPIDKVGIKNLRYPIIVKDRREGIQHTVANINMYVDLPHKYRGTHMSRFVEMLHIFHPEISLKRFLVILEEMKQHLNAKSAHVEVTFPYFIEKHSPVSHSPGLMDYTCRITGSSNPQSQIDLVSEVIVPITSVCPCSKEISDGGAHNQRGKVRLRVRFKKFIWLEDMIELVERCASCEVFSVLKRVDEKCVTERGYNNPKFVEDVVRDIAVALNEDPNITWFAVSAENFESIHNHSAYASITKEKDPARRNS from the coding sequence ATGAAAGACACCCAAAACCAGCGCGACTACCGCAACATTCCCATCGACAAGGTCGGTATCAAGAACCTGCGCTACCCCATTATCGTCAAGGACCGCCGGGAGGGGATCCAGCACACCGTCGCGAACATCAACATGTACGTGGACCTGCCCCACAAGTACCGCGGCACCCACATGAGCCGCTTCGTGGAGATGCTGCACATCTTTCACCCAGAGATTTCGCTCAAGCGCTTCCTGGTCATTCTCGAGGAGATGAAGCAGCATCTGAACGCCAAATCGGCGCATGTCGAGGTGACCTTCCCGTACTTCATCGAGAAGCATTCCCCGGTCAGCCATTCCCCCGGCTTGATGGACTATACCTGCCGCATAACCGGCTCCAGCAATCCCCAGAGTCAAATCGACCTGGTCTCCGAGGTGATCGTGCCGATCACATCGGTCTGCCCCTGCTCCAAGGAGATCAGCGACGGCGGCGCCCACAACCAGCGCGGCAAGGTCCGGCTGCGGGTGCGGTTCAAGAAGTTCATCTGGCTGGAGGACATGATCGAACTGGTGGAGCGCTGCGCCTCCTGCGAGGTGTTCTCGGTGCTGAAGCGCGTGGACGAGAAGTGCGTCACCGAAAGGGGCTACAACAACCCCAAATTTGTCGAGGACGTGGTGCGGGACATCGCCGTGGCCCTAAACGAAGACCCCAACATCACCTGGTTTGCCGTGAGCGCCGAGAACTTCGAGTCCATCCACAACCACAGCGCCTACGCATCGATCACCAAAGAAAAGGACCCTGCCCGCAGGAATTCCTGA
- a CDS encoding tRNA 2-thiocytidine(32) synthetase TtcA: MAAGNFKALNRAVGKALHRYGMLADGDRVLIGVSGGMDSLTLMWILQERQRRVPIAYEIFPVYIDPGFAGGFNDPLAGFCASQGLALRVELTDFGLRGHSPENRENPCFLCSRLRRRRLFEIADEMGCNKLALGHNKDDIIETFFLNICYAGEISTMKPLQPFFGGRFEVIRPLAFAEGDLIRRFARSREFPVFENTCPSARTSRRGEIKGLLERLYRSNRKIKGNIFRAMHHVRPEYLLKAPSRH; this comes from the coding sequence ATGGCCGCGGGGAACTTCAAGGCGCTCAACCGGGCCGTCGGCAAAGCCCTTCACCGCTACGGGATGCTTGCCGACGGTGACCGGGTCTTGATCGGGGTCTCCGGCGGGATGGACAGCCTGACGCTGATGTGGATCCTGCAGGAGCGCCAGCGGCGGGTGCCCATCGCCTACGAGATCTTTCCCGTCTACATCGATCCGGGCTTCGCCGGCGGCTTCAACGACCCGCTGGCGGGTTTTTGTGCTTCCCAGGGGCTTGCGCTGCGGGTTGAACTGACCGATTTTGGTCTGCGCGGGCACAGCCCGGAAAATCGCGAAAACCCCTGTTTTCTCTGCTCGCGGCTGCGGCGCAGACGTCTCTTTGAGATTGCCGATGAAATGGGCTGCAACAAACTGGCGTTGGGCCACAACAAGGATGATATCATCGAGACATTTTTCCTCAACATCTGCTACGCGGGTGAAATCAGTACGATGAAGCCGCTGCAGCCCTTTTTCGGTGGGCGCTTCGAGGTCATCCGGCCGCTGGCGTTCGCCGAGGGGGATTTGATTCGGCGCTTCGCCCGCAGCCGGGAATTTCCGGTCTTTGAAAATACCTGCCCATCGGCCCGGACCTCCAGGCGGGGGGAAATCAAGGGGCTCTTGGAGCGCCTCTACCGTTCGAACCGCAAAATCAAGGGGAATATCTTTCGTGCCATGCACCATGTGAGGCCGGAATACCTCTTGAAAGCGCCGTCGCGTCATTGA
- the rpoZ gene encoding DNA-directed RNA polymerase subunit omega: MARITIEDCMKRVPNRFLLVHMAAKRVRQIREGSEYLVSSPKNEDIVVSLREIAAGKVFIQKEPETAEK; the protein is encoded by the coding sequence TTGGCGAGAATTACCATTGAAGACTGCATGAAGCGGGTGCCCAACCGTTTCCTTCTGGTGCACATGGCAGCCAAGCGCGTGCGACAGATCCGGGAAGGCTCCGAATACCTGGTGAGCTCCCCCAAGAACGAGGATATCGTCGTTTCCCTGCGGGAAATCGCGGCTGGCAAGGTTTTTATCCAGAAGGAACCCGAGACAGCTGAAAAATAG
- the greA gene encoding transcription elongation factor GreA, with the protein MQRIPITREGYEALKKELARLKSVDRPQNIKAIEEARAHGDLSENAEFEAAKDRQAFIEGRISELDFKLNSADIIDPTKLPKDRVVFGTRVLLENVDTAEAVEYQLVGPEESDVDRGKISISSPLGKAILGKKPGDEILLLAPGGKRSYELVDIL; encoded by the coding sequence TTGCAAAGAATTCCCATCACACGTGAAGGTTATGAAGCCCTGAAAAAGGAACTGGCACGCCTCAAGTCGGTTGACAGGCCCCAGAACATCAAGGCCATCGAAGAGGCCCGCGCCCACGGCGACCTTTCCGAAAACGCCGAGTTTGAAGCTGCCAAGGACCGCCAGGCCTTCATCGAGGGCCGGATCAGCGAGCTGGATTTCAAGTTGAACAGCGCCGACATCATCGATCCGACCAAACTGCCCAAGGATCGGGTGGTCTTCGGCACCCGGGTTCTGCTTGAAAACGTTGACACCGCCGAAGCGGTGGAGTACCAACTGGTCGGGCCGGAAGAATCGGACGTGGACCGGGGCAAAATTTCGATTTCCTCGCCGCTGGGCAAGGCCATTTTGGGCAAAAAGCCCGGTGACGAGATTTTACTCCTGGCCCCGGGGGGCAAGCGTTCCTACGAACTGGTGGATATTCTGTAA
- a CDS encoding aspartate-semialdehyde dehydrogenase, protein MSGKEFRVAVVGATGAVGNQMIACLEERNFPIKSLTLLATRKSVGRKLEFRGEDIAVAELTEGSFKGIDIAIFSAGGGTSEKFAPLAAAAGCVVVDNSSAWRMDPEVPLVVPEVNAHAVASYTRKGIIANPNCSTIQMVVALNPVHRQYGIKRLVIATYQAVSGTGKKAIDELSDQTRALFNSMEVEKKVYPHQIAFNCLPHIDVFYDNGYTKEEMKMVNETRKILEDDTIAITATTVRVPVFYSHSEAINVETLKPVTAAGVRALLESAPGVKVVDDPKRNLYPLAIEAAGQDLTLVGRIRQDESVPNGINLWVVADNIRKGAATNAVQIAEVLAEKYL, encoded by the coding sequence ATGTCGGGTAAAGAGTTCCGTGTCGCTGTGGTCGGCGCCACCGGCGCCGTTGGCAATCAGATGATTGCCTGCCTGGAAGAACGCAATTTTCCGATCAAGTCCCTCACCTTGCTGGCCACCCGCAAATCGGTGGGCCGCAAGCTCGAATTCCGCGGAGAAGATATCGCTGTCGCGGAACTGACCGAGGGATCTTTCAAGGGGATCGATATCGCGATTTTCTCCGCCGGCGGCGGCACCAGCGAAAAATTCGCACCGCTTGCGGCCGCCGCCGGCTGCGTCGTGGTGGACAATTCCAGTGCCTGGCGGATGGACCCCGAGGTCCCCCTGGTGGTGCCGGAGGTCAACGCCCATGCCGTGGCCAGCTACACCCGCAAGGGCATCATCGCCAATCCGAACTGCTCCACCATTCAGATGGTCGTCGCCCTCAACCCCGTGCATCGACAATACGGCATCAAACGGCTGGTGATCGCCACCTATCAGGCCGTTTCGGGTACGGGCAAAAAGGCCATCGACGAACTCTCCGATCAGACCCGGGCGCTGTTCAATTCCATGGAAGTCGAAAAAAAGGTCTATCCGCATCAGATCGCCTTCAACTGCCTCCCCCACATCGACGTCTTCTACGACAACGGCTACACCAAAGAGGAGATGAAGATGGTCAACGAAACCCGCAAGATCTTGGAGGACGACACCATCGCCATCACCGCCACGACGGTCCGGGTGCCGGTGTTCTACTCTCATTCCGAGGCCATCAACGTTGAAACCCTTAAGCCGGTCACCGCCGCGGGTGTGCGCGCCCTGCTGGAATCGGCTCCCGGGGTCAAGGTAGTCGACGATCCCAAACGAAATCTTTACCCCCTGGCCATCGAGGCCGCCGGCCAGGACCTGACCCTGGTGGGCCGCATTCGCCAGGATGAATCGGTTCCAAACGGCATCAACCTGTGGGTCGTGGCGGACAATATCCGCAAGGGAGCGGCCACCAACGCCGTTCAGATCGCCGAGGTGCTGGCCGAAAAATACCTCTGA
- a CDS encoding phosphatidylserine decarboxylase family protein — protein sequence MNDYSWSDSPAQAAFPIAKAGVPMILAGAFITAVFALLGFALPALLGLGATLCVCFFFRDPDRVIPSKAGAIVSPADGKVIAAEVLQETPFYDGRCRKISIFMSVFNVHVNRSPIEGTVKKITYFPGKFFSAHLDKASRDNEHNAVFMESPRGWDLCVVQVAGLIARRIICYVHEDQRMLRGQRFGVICFGSRLDVYLPLETDLAVAVGDKVRAGTAVLGFLENR from the coding sequence ATGAATGATTACAGCTGGTCCGATTCCCCCGCGCAGGCGGCCTTTCCGATCGCCAAGGCGGGCGTGCCCATGATTCTGGCCGGCGCCTTTATAACGGCGGTCTTTGCCCTGCTGGGGTTTGCCCTGCCGGCCCTGTTGGGTCTCGGGGCGACCCTGTGCGTCTGTTTTTTTTTCCGGGACCCCGACCGGGTGATTCCCTCCAAGGCGGGGGCCATCGTGTCGCCGGCCGATGGCAAGGTGATCGCCGCCGAGGTCTTGCAGGAGACGCCGTTTTATGACGGGCGGTGCAGGAAGATCAGCATTTTCATGTCGGTCTTCAACGTGCATGTGAACCGCTCCCCGATAGAGGGCACCGTCAAAAAAATCACCTATTTTCCCGGCAAGTTTTTCTCCGCCCACCTGGACAAGGCGTCCCGGGATAACGAGCACAACGCGGTTTTCATGGAAAGCCCCCGGGGGTGGGATTTGTGCGTGGTGCAGGTGGCGGGGCTCATCGCGCGCCGAATCATTTGCTATGTTCACGAAGATCAGCGGATGCTGCGCGGCCAGCGCTTCGGCGTGATCTGCTTCGGCTCGCGGCTGGACGTTTACCTGCCGCTTGAGACCGATCTTGCCGTGGCGGTGGGCGACAAGGTGCGGGCAGGCACCGCCGTGCTGGGGTTTCTGGAAAACCGCTGA
- the tsaB gene encoding tRNA (adenosine(37)-N6)-threonylcarbamoyltransferase complex dimerization subunit type 1 TsaB, whose translation MKLLAVDTAAQGCGVALMENERLLAEILLVSRETHSLHLMAMIREVLARPKVPLASVDGFAVSLGPGSFTGLRIGISTLQGLAAALGKPLVGVATLEALAWQHPRPGSPVVVMMDARRGEVYGARFRFAAGSLLRETPDQVQDPLAAVRDVTQTCLFVGSGALLYRDLIAAALGEKACFVPDFQNQLRPSSVAWLGWRRLVEGTPAPLGDLRPIYVRKSDAEIHRGTAAGRLP comes from the coding sequence ATGAAACTGCTGGCGGTGGATACGGCAGCCCAAGGCTGCGGGGTCGCCCTGATGGAAAACGAGCGGCTGCTGGCCGAAATTCTGCTGGTCAGCCGGGAAACCCACTCGCTTCATCTGATGGCCATGATCCGGGAGGTTCTGGCGCGCCCAAAGGTTCCGCTGGCGTCCGTCGACGGTTTTGCCGTGAGCCTGGGACCCGGCTCCTTCACCGGGCTTCGGATCGGCATCAGCACCCTCCAGGGGCTGGCGGCGGCCCTGGGAAAACCACTGGTGGGGGTTGCAACCCTGGAGGCCCTGGCCTGGCAGCACCCCCGCCCGGGATCGCCCGTGGTGGTGATGATGGATGCCCGCCGGGGAGAGGTGTATGGCGCACGCTTTCGTTTCGCTGCGGGTAGCCTGTTGCGCGAAACCCCAGACCAGGTGCAGGACCCGCTGGCGGCGGTCCGGGACGTGACGCAGACATGCCTTTTCGTGGGCAGCGGCGCACTGCTCTACCGGGATCTCATTGCGGCTGCGTTGGGTGAAAAGGCCTGCTTTGTGCCGGATTTTCAGAACCAGCTGCGGCCCTCGTCGGTGGCCTGGCTGGGGTGGCGGCGGCTGGTGGAGGGAACGCCTGCGCCCCTGGGAGATCTACGGCCGATCTATGTCCGGAAATCGGATGCCGAGATACACCGTGGGACGGCGGCCGGGCGCTTGCCTTGA
- the lon gene encoding endopeptidase La codes for MAESDRDDLISIIEESEDFKDLPDVLPMLPVRDVVIFTDMLLPLFIGREKSVRAVEEAMAQDRFLFLATQKQPALENPKADEIYRVGTVGRILRMLKLPDGRMKALVQGLGRARIVRYVRKTSYYRVKIELLEEEPSKPADLEIEALMRNVRESSEKILALRGELTNDVGTILESIEDPGRLADLVASNLKLKIEESQALLEMVDSQERLKKVNELLSREVDLSSMQAKIQSDVRDEISKSQRDYFLREQVRAIHRELGDLDDKTQEVDEYRKKFKKARMPKPAAEEAQRQLKRLEQMHPEAAESTMIRTYLDWLVEMPWQKATKDVIDIAKAKEILDRDHYGLAPVKDRILEYLSVRKLNPKMKGPILCFVGPPGVGKTSLGQAIARALKRKFVRISLGGIRDEAEIRGHRRTYIGAMPGRILQGLKQCGTNNPVFMMDEIDKLGYDFRGDPSSALLEALDPEQNSEFSDHYLNLPFDLSNVMFILTANLTDTIPSALLDRMEVITLSGYTEDEKQEIAEAYLLPRQLKENGLKLGQLTISGGALRQIITEYTSEAGLRNLERELGTICRKVARKVAEGDKKKFLVTRANLSKLLGIPKFYPEMDQEESQVGLATGLAWTQVGGEVLYVEVSLFGGKGELIVTGQLGEVMQESARAAMTYARANLKVFKVRETVLDNLDVHIHVPAGAIPKDGPSAGIAMATALISALTRRPVAKDVAMTGEITLRGRVLPIGGLKEKALGGLRAGIRTIVMPEKNRKDLSELPTNVKRKIKFVPVAHMDQVLAVALEEASVPAPVRKARVRNRRPAANAAR; via the coding sequence ATGGCTGAAAGTGACAGGGACGATTTAATCAGCATCATCGAGGAAAGCGAAGATTTCAAGGACCTCCCCGATGTTTTGCCGATGCTTCCGGTCAGGGACGTGGTGATTTTTACCGACATGCTGCTGCCGCTTTTCATCGGCCGCGAGAAGTCGGTGCGGGCGGTGGAGGAGGCCATGGCTCAGGACCGCTTCCTCTTTCTGGCCACCCAGAAACAACCCGCACTGGAAAACCCCAAGGCCGACGAGATCTACCGGGTGGGCACCGTCGGCCGGATCCTGAGGATGCTCAAGTTGCCCGATGGCCGGATGAAAGCGCTTGTGCAGGGTCTGGGGCGCGCCCGGATCGTGCGCTATGTCCGCAAGACCTCCTATTACCGGGTCAAAATAGAGCTGCTGGAAGAAGAGCCCTCCAAGCCGGCGGATCTCGAAATCGAAGCCCTGATGCGCAACGTTCGCGAGAGCAGCGAAAAGATCCTGGCCCTGCGCGGGGAGTTGACCAACGATGTGGGTACGATCCTGGAGAGCATCGAAGACCCGGGGCGCCTGGCCGATCTGGTGGCCTCCAACCTGAAACTCAAGATCGAGGAGTCCCAGGCGCTGCTGGAGATGGTCGATTCCCAGGAGCGGCTCAAGAAGGTCAACGAACTCCTATCCCGGGAAGTGGATCTATCCTCCATGCAGGCCAAGATCCAGTCGGATGTGCGCGACGAGATCTCCAAAAGCCAGCGGGATTATTTTCTGCGGGAGCAGGTGCGGGCCATTCATCGCGAGCTGGGCGATCTGGACGATAAAACCCAGGAAGTCGACGAGTACCGCAAGAAGTTCAAAAAAGCCCGGATGCCCAAGCCCGCCGCCGAGGAGGCCCAGCGTCAGCTCAAACGCCTGGAGCAGATGCACCCCGAAGCGGCCGAATCCACCATGATCCGGACCTATCTGGACTGGCTGGTGGAGATGCCCTGGCAGAAAGCCACCAAGGATGTGATCGACATCGCCAAGGCCAAGGAGATTCTCGACCGGGATCACTACGGCCTGGCGCCGGTGAAGGACCGGATTCTCGAGTATCTCAGCGTGCGCAAGCTCAACCCCAAGATGAAGGGACCCATCCTGTGTTTTGTCGGACCCCCGGGGGTCGGTAAAACTTCCCTGGGACAGGCCATCGCCCGGGCCCTGAAACGCAAGTTCGTCCGGATCTCCCTGGGCGGCATCCGCGATGAAGCCGAAATCCGCGGCCATCGCCGCACCTATATCGGCGCCATGCCGGGGCGCATCCTGCAGGGCTTGAAGCAATGCGGCACCAACAACCCGGTTTTCATGATGGACGAGATCGACAAGCTGGGCTACGACTTCCGCGGCGATCCCTCCTCGGCCCTGCTGGAGGCCCTGGACCCCGAGCAGAACTCCGAATTCAGCGACCACTACCTGAACCTGCCCTTCGACCTTTCCAACGTGATGTTCATCCTGACGGCCAACCTCACCGACACCATTCCCTCGGCGCTCCTGGACCGGATGGAGGTGATCACCCTCTCGGGGTACACCGAGGATGAGAAGCAGGAGATCGCAGAGGCCTATCTGCTGCCCCGGCAGTTGAAGGAAAACGGGCTCAAACTCGGTCAGCTGACCATCAGCGGCGGGGCCCTGCGTCAGATCATCACCGAGTACACCTCCGAGGCGGGATTGCGCAACCTCGAACGCGAACTGGGCACCATCTGCCGCAAGGTCGCCCGCAAAGTCGCCGAGGGCGACAAGAAGAAGTTTTTGGTGACCCGCGCCAACCTCTCCAAGCTGCTGGGGATTCCCAAGTTTTACCCCGAAATGGACCAGGAGGAGAGCCAGGTGGGGCTGGCCACCGGTCTGGCCTGGACCCAGGTGGGGGGCGAGGTCCTCTACGTGGAGGTGTCCCTTTTCGGCGGCAAGGGGGAACTGATCGTCACCGGTCAGTTGGGGGAGGTGATGCAGGAATCGGCGCGGGCGGCGATGACCTATGCGCGTGCCAACCTGAAAGTCTTCAAGGTCAGGGAAACCGTTCTGGACAATCTGGACGTGCACATCCACGTGCCGGCCGGGGCGATCCCCAAGGACGGGCCGTCGGCCGGGATCGCCATGGCCACCGCCCTGATTTCGGCCCTCACCCGGCGGCCGGTGGCCAAGGATGTGGCCATGACCGGGGAGATCACCTTGCGCGGTCGCGTCTTGCCCATCGGCGGCCTAAAGGAGAAAGCCCTGGGCGGCCTGCGGGCGGGTATCCGCACCATCGTGATGCCGGAGAAAAACCGCAAGGACCTCAGCGAACTGCCGACCAACGTCAAGCGCAAAATCAAGTTCGTGCCGGTGGCCCACATGGACCAGGTTCTGGCCGTGGCGCTGGAGGAGGCCTCGGTTCCGGCCCCCGTCCGCAAAGCCCGCGTCAGAAACCGTCGACCGGCCGCAAATGCCGCGCGCTGA